One stretch of Nesterenkonia halotolerans DNA includes these proteins:
- a CDS encoding VOC family protein, with protein MKLQTISIFVDDQQHALDFYTHTLGFTVTADVPIGEHRWLTVVDPDRPDATEISLEPKSHPAAVAFTAALAADGIPMCVLGVENVQEVHDRLSAQGVTFTQPPTEMGPVTIAVFDDTCGNFLQIAQYNG; from the coding sequence ATGAAACTGCAGACCATCAGCATCTTCGTCGATGACCAGCAGCATGCGCTTGACTTCTACACCCACACCCTCGGTTTCACCGTCACCGCGGATGTGCCGATCGGTGAGCACCGTTGGCTGACCGTCGTGGATCCCGACCGGCCTGACGCCACAGAGATCTCGCTCGAACCCAAGTCACACCCCGCCGCAGTGGCGTTCACCGCCGCGCTGGCGGCAGACGGCATCCCCATGTGCGTGCTCGGCGTCGAGAACGTGCAAGAGGTCCACGACCGGCTGAGCGCGCAGGGGGTCACCTTCACCCAACCGCCGACCGAGATGGGCCCCGTCACCATCGCCGTATTCGACGACACCTGCGGCAACTTCCTGCAGATCGCCCAGTACAACGGCTGA
- a CDS encoding cryptochrome/photolyase family protein: MTGPELRLVLPHQLFAEHLQAPADTAFVLLEHDLLFRQYRFHAQKLVLHRASMAHFARSLRRRGFAVEVLGSEASRSSHEQLAALIAELRPARVTLFDVVDDWLEQQLFAALAEGGCQLRAEDVLETPNFLTSRAQIQEWFAQHDSRMHDFYVWQRRRLNLLVDAEGEPVGGRWSFDSENRKKLPRGYTPAVVSRFADHSVVQREPMFDLEALMGQPEKNDDGGAASGQAADSPDAGQSDDDGAAEDVAAAIAWVTEEFPDAPGDPTQFAWPITAEDARAHLQEFVRDRLDDFGPYEDAISAEHPFIAHGLLTPPLNIGLLDPREVVQAVLDGARKDTPLASVEGFLRQVIGWREYMRATYRVRGRGLRSANRLSHHNRLGEGWWDASTGLAPVDLVISRVLATGYAHHIERLMVLGNAMSLLRIDPEQVYEWFMELFVDAYDWVMVPNVYAMSQFAAGEAITTKPYVSGSNYLRKMSDLSSGDWTADWDGLYWTFIRDHREIFAANPRAKMVVSLLERMEQDTRADHHRRAGALLEPSQPTRLLRP, from the coding sequence GTGACCGGGCCTGAGCTGCGCCTGGTCCTGCCGCACCAGCTCTTCGCAGAGCATCTCCAGGCCCCGGCGGACACCGCGTTCGTGCTCCTCGAGCATGATCTGCTGTTCCGGCAATACCGCTTCCACGCCCAGAAGCTGGTGCTGCACCGAGCCTCGATGGCCCACTTCGCGCGCAGCCTGCGCCGGCGCGGGTTCGCGGTGGAGGTCCTGGGCAGCGAGGCTTCGCGCAGCTCGCATGAGCAGCTGGCCGCCCTGATCGCGGAGCTGCGCCCCGCGCGCGTGACTCTCTTCGACGTGGTCGATGACTGGTTGGAGCAGCAGCTGTTCGCGGCGCTCGCGGAGGGTGGCTGCCAGCTCCGTGCGGAAGACGTCCTGGAGACCCCGAACTTCCTCACCAGCCGGGCGCAGATCCAGGAGTGGTTCGCCCAGCACGACAGCCGCATGCATGACTTCTATGTGTGGCAGCGTCGGCGGCTGAACCTCCTGGTGGACGCTGAGGGGGAACCGGTGGGTGGTAGATGGTCCTTCGACTCCGAGAACCGCAAGAAGCTTCCACGCGGCTACACCCCTGCTGTGGTGAGTCGCTTCGCGGACCACTCGGTGGTGCAGCGGGAGCCGATGTTCGACCTCGAAGCCCTCATGGGTCAGCCCGAGAAGAACGACGACGGCGGCGCTGCCAGCGGCCAGGCGGCCGACAGTCCTGACGCCGGCCAGAGCGACGACGACGGCGCGGCGGAGGACGTCGCTGCCGCCATCGCCTGGGTGACCGAGGAGTTCCCCGACGCCCCGGGCGACCCGACGCAGTTCGCCTGGCCGATCACCGCCGAGGACGCCCGCGCGCACCTGCAGGAGTTCGTCCGTGACCGGCTCGATGACTTCGGACCCTATGAGGACGCGATCTCCGCGGAGCACCCGTTCATCGCGCACGGCCTGCTGACACCGCCGCTGAACATCGGGCTGCTGGACCCGCGGGAGGTGGTCCAGGCCGTGCTCGATGGCGCCCGAAAGGACACCCCGCTGGCCTCCGTGGAGGGTTTCCTGCGGCAGGTCATCGGCTGGCGAGAATACATGCGGGCCACCTACCGGGTCCGTGGCCGCGGACTGCGCAGCGCCAATCGGCTCAGCCACCACAACAGGCTGGGGGAGGGGTGGTGGGACGCGAGCACCGGCCTGGCGCCCGTGGACCTGGTGATCTCACGGGTGCTGGCCACCGGGTATGCCCACCACATCGAGCGGCTCATGGTGCTCGGCAATGCGATGTCCCTGCTGCGGATCGACCCGGAGCAGGTCTACGAATGGTTCATGGAGCTCTTCGTCGACGCCTATGACTGGGTCATGGTCCCCAACGTCTACGCGATGAGCCAGTTCGCCGCCGGTGAGGCGATCACCACCAAGCCCTATGTCTCCGGCAGCAACTACCTTCGCAAGATGTCAGACCTGTCCTCCGGAGACTGGACGGCCGACTGGGACGGGCTCTACTGGACCTTCATCCGGGATCACCGTGAGATCTTCGCCGCCAATCCGCGCGCGAAGATGGTCGTGTCCCTGCTGGAGCGGATGGAGCAGGACACGCGAGCAGACCACCATCGCCGAGCGGGCGCGCTGCTGGAGCCCTCCCAGCCGACGCGGCTGCTGCGCCCCTAA
- a CDS encoding ArsR/SmtB family transcription factor, with protein MTDVYKALADETRRVLLDELLTREEQTLFELCTRLAMNHDLTPSRQAISQHLDVLEAADLVRTERRGRYKLHTINTAPLAEIPQRWPQRKAAS; from the coding sequence GTGACCGACGTCTATAAGGCTCTCGCTGACGAGACGCGGCGCGTACTGCTCGATGAGCTGCTCACGCGCGAGGAGCAGACGCTGTTCGAGCTGTGCACGAGGCTCGCGATGAATCACGATCTCACACCCTCCCGCCAGGCGATCTCCCAGCACCTGGACGTCCTCGAGGCGGCTGACCTCGTGCGCACCGAGCGCCGGGGCCGCTACAAACTCCACACGATCAACACGGCGCCACTTGCCGAGATCCCCCAGCGGTGGCCCCAGCGAAAGGCCGCATCATGA
- a CDS encoding NAD(P)/FAD-dependent oxidoreductase has product MDADVIVIGAGLAGLQAARRLQRLGHAVAVLEAGDAVGGRVRTDVVDGFRCDRGFQVLNPAYSAVREWIDVPALGLQRFGVGAVIRNGRRTTTLAHPLRHPQHALATLRSRHTPTTDLLALARWIAPGLPRLPGVRGSSTQDLDRTLDASLDAVGLTGRLRRDVLDTFLAGVLADSTGENSAAYVRMLVRYFALGTPGLPQEGMQALPEQMAGSLGDSVRLRTAARDLRHSGTGVEVSTDSGTLRARAAVVAVGVEQLGELGGDLADHPAGETHGLTTWWFRAPELPRSGPFLMLDASRPGGGPAGPIWNTAVVSQAAPSYAPAGEHLIQATTLLDRPDGLAEEAAVRRDLERLYQTSTRDWEMLIHHVVPHTLPAMPPPLVDQGPERIGQRILVAGDHRENGSIQGAMVSGDRAARTVSRLLAA; this is encoded by the coding sequence CGGCCGGGTGCGCACCGACGTCGTCGACGGCTTCCGCTGCGACCGAGGCTTTCAGGTGTTGAACCCCGCCTACTCCGCCGTGCGGGAATGGATCGACGTCCCGGCGCTGGGGCTGCAGCGGTTCGGCGTCGGCGCCGTCATCCGGAACGGGCGGCGCACCACCACCCTGGCGCATCCGCTGCGCCATCCCCAGCACGCCTTGGCCACCCTGCGCAGCCGCCACACCCCGACCACAGACCTGCTCGCCCTGGCACGCTGGATCGCCCCGGGCCTTCCCCGCCTCCCGGGGGTCCGCGGCTCCTCGACCCAGGACCTGGACCGGACGCTCGATGCCTCGCTGGACGCGGTGGGCCTGACGGGCCGGCTGCGCCGCGACGTGCTCGACACCTTCCTGGCCGGGGTCCTCGCCGACAGCACCGGAGAGAACTCCGCGGCCTACGTGCGCATGCTGGTCCGCTACTTCGCCCTGGGCACGCCCGGGCTGCCCCAGGAGGGCATGCAGGCGCTGCCCGAACAGATGGCCGGATCGCTGGGGGACTCGGTGCGACTGCGCACCGCCGCCAGGGACCTGCGGCACAGCGGCACTGGCGTCGAGGTCAGCACCGACAGTGGCACGCTTCGTGCACGCGCCGCCGTCGTCGCGGTCGGGGTGGAGCAGCTGGGGGAACTGGGCGGAGACCTCGCCGATCACCCGGCCGGGGAGACCCATGGCCTGACCACCTGGTGGTTCCGCGCCCCAGAGCTGCCTCGGTCCGGACCGTTCCTGATGCTCGACGCCTCGCGCCCAGGCGGCGGACCCGCGGGGCCGATCTGGAACACCGCTGTGGTCTCCCAGGCAGCGCCCTCCTACGCCCCGGCGGGAGAGCACCTCATCCAGGCGACCACGCTGCTGGACCGTCCCGACGGGCTCGCGGAAGAGGCCGCCGTGCGCCGTGACCTCGAACGGCTCTACCAGACCTCCACCCGGGACTGGGAGATGCTCATCCATCACGTGGTCCCGCACACGCTGCCCGCGATGCCTCCGCCGCTGGTGGACCAGGGGCCGGAACGCATCGGGCAGCGCATCCTGGTGGCCGGAGATCACCGGGAGAACGGCTCCATCCAAGGGGCGATGGTCTCGGGCGACCGGGCCGCACGGACCGTGTCGAGGCTCCTCGCGGCGTGA